The Syngnathus acus chromosome 2, fSynAcu1.2, whole genome shotgun sequence genomic interval gtacaaacacactattgttctttcggtatttattcaacccacattctttcacaacatgacaagaagagaacaatacataaatcaatactcgtaccagtaccgtgattttcttaaaaaaaaaataataataattaaattaaaaaaaaaaaatttaaaaaaaattgtacccatgtataatgcgcaccccagattttaggacaataaattagttaaattttgcgtattatacacggaaaaaaacggtatatatatatacatatatacacacacatacatatatacatatatacacacacatacatacatatatatatacacatatatacacacactacatatatatatatcatatacatatacatatatacactacatatatatatatatatatatatgtatatatatataaatatatacactacatatatatatatcatatataaatatatacactacattatatatatatatatatatatatcatatacatatatacactacatatatatatatatctatatatcatatagatatatatatatatatatatatttcttttttcttactGATttccactattttttttatttcaaaatttgcCATTTCACTTGCCCATTTACCCCATGGACATATGAATTCAATTCaacttttgcaaaaaaaaacaacaacccaatTATTGTCGTTTTGTACAAAAAGGAAATTGGGTCAAATCAACCCAACTCCTTGGGTCGGTCTGATTTTGAAGCCAAAGTGGGTTGTTTTTCCACCCAGTATTTTTCATCATCTCAGGAAATGGCACAACTAATATTCGAAAGAGGAGCACATGCAGCTTCTCGTTTGAGTcgaaaccaaaaataaaaaggttttgTCAGTGAATATCCGGCTCGAGCTTTGAGGATTTGTTTGGCCCGTAAGCGAAGGAACTTTGCTTTTGTTGAATTTGCGCACAGGCAACCGGCTGGTGTCGTACTGCGGCGCCGATCCCAGCAATCTTTGCACTCCTTGTGAGAGCGGGACATACAGCCAGAAGGCCAAAGACTACAAGTGCTCCAGGTGCACTCAGTGCGAAGGTCAGCCTTTCCCCCGACAGTCAAGCCCAAAGCCCACTTTGTTTCTCAAAGCCTTCCACCGCAAATGCGCTCGGCCTCGCAGGGGCGCAGGTTCTGCTGAAGGCGTGTTCGGCCACCGGCGACACGCTCTGCGGCTGCAAGGAAGGGCTGCTGTGCGGCGACCAGGGCTGCTCCTTCTGCCGTAAAAAGTGCGGCAAAGGCGAGGAGCCCGCTGACAAACGTAAGTTGAGCGCCGGACGGCCGTTTCGGGTGTCGGCCCCTCCCTCCAATCCCCACTTGGCCGCAGGTTCTTGCAGACCGTGTGCGAACGGAACCTTCAACGACCAAATCCATCAGAAGTGCAAGTCCTGGAGTACCAGGTGAGATTACGCGCGCACACTTGACAGCGGGCCAGCGTCCCCTGACGACACGCCGTTCTCACCAGGTGTCCTGGTCCGGACCAAATGGCAGCCGGCGGCGATGCCTTCAGCGACATCAAGTGCGTCAACGTTTCGCGCAGCAATCGGAAAGGTATGACGTCAATTCCCTCCCGCGCAGGTGCGCTTTGGcttggcaggcaggcaggcgtcCCTGGTGCCCGAACCGCTCTGTGTCTTTCAGAAGGGACCGGCGCGGAGCAGGCCTGGCTAGTGGTGACGGGCGTGTGTCTGATGGCCTCGAGCGTCACTCTCTTCGTCGTCATGGCCGTGTACCGCTGCGAGAGAAACAAGAAGACGACGGCGGCGGTCCAAACGGCCCGAGTTCCTGTCGAGAGCACAGGTACGAAAGGGACTCGGTGCCTGCCATCTGGCCTGGGCGGGAAGTTCACCTTCGTTTGACGGGTTTGCCAGCAGGGTTTGAATGCGCTCGTCATCTTGTCACTGACCAAATGTAACCGGGCTGACTTTTCTCACAATGGCCCTCACTCGAAAGCGGCCTTAACACAGCCGTTAGCCCGCCGGGAAGGCCGCCGGCGCCTCCATAAGTGATTTCCTTCAGGTCAAAAGAAACGTCATCTGGTGACTGCATTCCGCACAAGGTTTTTCAAAATTGGATTCAGTTTTGGTCGAGTTTTAGGGTGCCAAGTGTGTATTCACGGGTGCCAAGTGTGTATTCACACCATGAAAGACAAACAGTgggttgaaaagaaatgtgggAGCACTCGCGTGCTTGCAGTTAACCATCCTGTTGTCACCTCTTGCCTTCTCTAGAAGAGCCCAACACACTCATCGCAGTTGAATGCAGTTTCCACGAAGCCCAGGAAGAGCAGGGAAGCAGCTCGCAGTCTTCAGCCTCCGAAGACTCCCGGCAGCAACTGGTGGTGTGAAGGAAATCAAATTTCGACACTCGAcggaaggaagaagaaaaaaaacaaagacccCAGTTGGGTCCATCTTCTTGGGATGCACCTTCTGTTGATCTGCGGGTGGGTGGGACATTTCACTCAGTCAAGACTTGCAGACAAAAGCTGCCGCTTTGTGTTCCACGagactggggggggggggggtcaatcCTGCAGATCAATGACTCTCTGCTCTTTCTTAGCAATTGTTGTTGCTGCACTGGCTCTCGTGAAATATATGTTCAGTTCATGTATGGTAAGgctttttttaagtaaaaaaaaaaaaaaaagaccacgaATCCCTTCCCAggtgccaggccaggccagactttgacttttgggtgtttcccaatttttttcccatcgtTTTTTCCCATAATTCCACCCATCCGCCACAGGGGGCATATCATGAATCTTCATTTGCATGATCTgaagaatgttttgtttaaaaaaaatgttttgctttcccTTTGGCgcctccaaaaacaaaatcccagCTTCGCCACTGTTTTGGCACGTCAGATATTAAGTTGGGCTTTCTCGCGCACGCGTACTCTTTCATTGTGTCGAAGTTGGGCTTTTGCGATGACGTTGCGTGCAAGTTGCGACTTGCTCGCGCAAGTCCAAAATGGGCTGGCGATGAGATTGCATCCAAGATGACTGCGTGGATTTTGGTTTCTCACCAAGCGCCGCCTTTGTGACCATGGCTGAACGCAGATTGTTCTCGATAGTTGCGATTTCAAGGAAACTCAAGGTGACGTACACGCCGCAGCTAAACCACACGTGGAAGGAAAGAGGACATCCTGTACTTATTTTGCTGACTGACATTTGAGTGCATGTCACAGTGGGCAGCGACGACATCACAGCGAGGGACTTTTCTTCCAATTAGCATTTCTTCTGACTTCCCGTTGCAcaagtgaaataaaaagtccCGAGTTGGTGACAAATTTATGATGACAAGCTTGTCCCAAAGTGTGTTTGGGCCTTTTTCACACATCTTTGCCAACTcaaagccggccggccggccgtccGTGAGACGCTTGCAAATCCCTTTCATCTGTTCTCAGGCTGCCATTTACACGAAACAATCTCACAAATCCAGACGTGCATGAACGTGCTGCTGTATTCAAACAAATACTGTgacaaataatagaaaaagaaCAATGAGGTCCAATGCCattttcatgtaaaaaaaaaaggctcaacTATTTTTGTGCTgtatgctaaaaaaaacaaagcggcCCCAAAACGGGATACAAGCCGCCATTCAAGCCATTTTGGACTTGCAATATGAGCGCTTCACGTTGGCAGCTAACTCAAGTCAACCCAGTTTCCAAAAAGCATCACTTTGGCAAATGGGGAAAGatccctcaaaaaaaaaaaaaaaaaaaagaaaggcctGGCTAACTGGAGGCAAGACCCGCCTCCAACTCTGGTGGGATTCCTCAAGGCACTTGTGCTGCTTCTTTGGAATATTCCCGTAAAGTACAAGCTTACGGAGTGCCCCCCTTAAAATTCACACCAAATCAACACCAGCAGTTTTGGAGTTACGAGCATGGCCGCGCAACGACTTCCGCTCGTGTCTCGAGGCACGACCCGACAGCGATGATACGCGCTTCCGCAGAGACCTTGGAATGACACCGGATTGCCTTTCAGGAAGAATCCAAAATGGATCGGCTCGCATCCTTTCCGGTACAAATCTACGGGCAACAAGTTGtgcctcgctcgctcgctcgggcCCATAATGCTCAAGTGTCATTGTTGTTTacacttttccttcttttctttggctttgtcCTTTTGACGCTTGGTGGGCAGGATGAAGGCGGGCTCCTCCAGTAAGCGGCGCGGGCCGGGAAGCCACTGACAGGCGCTGCCTGCTTTGGAGGAA includes:
- the LOC119119742 gene encoding tumor necrosis factor receptor superfamily member 9-like, which translates into the protein MAALVSLDLPLLLLLLLLGCSHGGLQEQIRSGCKKWTRMSSEVCCDECHPGNRLVSYCGADPSNLCTPCESGTYSQKAKDYKCSRCTQCEGAQVLLKACSATGDTLCGCKEGLLCGDQGCSFCRKKCGKGEEPADKRSCRPCANGTFNDQIHQKCKSWSTRCPGPDQMAAGGDAFSDIKCVNVSRSNRKEGTGAEQAWLVVTGVCLMASSVTLFVVMAVYRCERNKKTTAAVQTARVPVESTEEPNTLIAVECSFHEAQEEQGSSSQSSASEDSRQQLVV